The Sinomicrobium kalidii genome contains a region encoding:
- a CDS encoding DNA-3-methyladenine glycosylase I, producing the protein MEKKRCGWCVGDPLYEKYHDEEWGVPVHDDATLFEFLILETFQAGLSWITVLRKRENFRAAFDNFNYQKISGYGEDKIQELLKNEGIIRNRLKVRATVSNAQAFLKVREEFGSFSEYIWGFVNGKPIQNHLSDYRKAPANTPLSDKISKDMKKRGFKFVGTTVIYAHMQATGMVNDHDVNCFRYKEVQI; encoded by the coding sequence ATGGAAAAAAAACGTTGCGGCTGGTGTGTGGGCGACCCGCTTTATGAAAAATACCACGATGAGGAGTGGGGAGTCCCCGTACATGACGATGCCACATTGTTTGAATTTTTGATCCTGGAAACCTTCCAGGCCGGGCTCAGCTGGATAACCGTCCTCCGAAAACGGGAGAATTTCAGGGCGGCATTCGACAATTTTAACTATCAAAAAATTTCCGGTTACGGAGAGGACAAAATTCAGGAACTCCTGAAAAACGAAGGTATCATCCGAAACCGGTTAAAGGTGCGGGCAACCGTAAGCAATGCACAGGCTTTCCTGAAAGTCCGGGAGGAATTCGGCAGTTTCAGCGAATATATCTGGGGATTTGTGAACGGAAAACCCATCCAGAACCACCTTTCCGACTACCGGAAAGCCCCTGCCAACACTCCCTTATCTGACAAGATCAGTAAGGACATGAAAAAGCGGGGTTTCAAGTTTGTGGGCACCACGGTGATCTACGCCCATATGCAGGCTACAGGAATGGTGAATGACCACGATGTGAACTGTTTCCGGTATAAAGAGGTACAAATTTAG
- the aat gene encoding leucyl/phenylalanyl-tRNA--protein transferase, translated as MFFLDENIVFPPVSMTSDVGIIAVGGDLSPERLLLAYQSGIFPWFEKEDPILWWSPDPRMVLFPEELKIAKSMRKVLERNVFTITFNRDFRAVIEACAETGRKGQEGTWITADMIEAYCKLHELGYATSVEVWQDEMLAGGLYGIDLGHVFCGESMFTRVSNASKAGFITLVEKLKQEQYQLVDCQVYTSHLASLGAREIPREDFIRVLTKEKPGHL; from the coding sequence ATGTTTTTCCTTGACGAAAATATAGTCTTTCCTCCGGTTTCCATGACATCCGATGTAGGAATTATTGCTGTGGGCGGTGACCTTTCCCCGGAGCGATTGTTACTGGCCTATCAGAGTGGTATTTTTCCCTGGTTCGAAAAGGAAGACCCCATTTTGTGGTGGAGCCCCGACCCCAGAATGGTCCTTTTCCCGGAAGAATTAAAAATAGCTAAAAGCATGCGAAAAGTACTGGAACGGAATGTTTTTACCATTACGTTCAACCGGGATTTCCGGGCGGTAATAGAGGCATGTGCGGAAACGGGAAGAAAAGGGCAGGAAGGGACCTGGATCACGGCAGATATGATAGAGGCTTACTGCAAATTACACGAACTGGGTTATGCTACCTCAGTTGAAGTCTGGCAGGACGAGATGCTTGCAGGAGGACTGTACGGAATAGACCTCGGGCATGTCTTTTGCGGAGAAAGTATGTTTACCCGTGTGAGCAATGCTTCCAAGGCCGGTTTTATCACTCTGGTAGAAAAACTGAAACAGGAACAATATCAGCTTGTGGACTGCCAGGTATATACGTCACACCTTGCCAGCCTCGGGGCCAGGGAAATCCCGAGGGAAGATTTCATAAGGGTGCTAACAAAAGAAAAACCGGGGCATCTTTAA
- the greA gene encoding transcription elongation factor GreA, with translation MSNVSYYTAEGLKKLREELDHLKSVERPRASQAIADARDKGDLSENAEYDAAKEAQGLLEMKISKMEELVANARLIDESQLDTSKVLVLSTVKIKNQNNGMEMKYTLVAESEADLKAGKISVSSPIGKGLLGKEVGDTAEIKVPNGVLKFEVLEITRE, from the coding sequence ATGAGTAACGTATCTTATTACACAGCGGAAGGATTGAAAAAACTGAGGGAAGAGCTGGATCACCTGAAAAGTGTAGAGAGGCCCAGGGCATCCCAGGCCATTGCAGATGCGAGGGACAAGGGAGACCTGTCGGAGAATGCGGAATACGATGCTGCAAAAGAGGCCCAGGGACTGCTGGAAATGAAAATTTCGAAAATGGAAGAACTCGTGGCCAATGCCAGGCTTATAGATGAATCTCAACTGGACACTTCCAAGGTGCTGGTGCTATCTACGGTAAAAATAAAAAACCAGAACAACGGTATGGAAATGAAATATACCCTGGTGGCCGAAAGCGAAGCCGATCTCAAGGCAGGGAAGATCTCCGTGAGCTCTCCCATAGGAAAGGGCCTCCTGGGTAAAGAAGTTGGTGACACCGCCGAAATCAAGGTGCCCAATGGTGTGCTGAAATTTGAAGTTCTGGAGATTACCAGGGAATAG
- a CDS encoding Rieske (2Fe-2S) protein, which yields MRKTIAIIALTVFIFCSCDSDTRERNPYLLETQFSYELNLNLPLYNSLNTPGNAVYVGTEGVGIKGIIVINTGGGFYAWEASCPNHAPNDCSTMTIKGGTNCKCSCEDYEYNLFNGQMLNRPDTEDRTYDLLFYQTQVSGSTVRVYNN from the coding sequence GTGAGAAAAACAATAGCCATTATTGCCCTTACCGTATTTATCTTCTGCTCCTGTGACAGTGACACCAGGGAGCGAAACCCCTACCTGCTGGAAACCCAGTTCAGTTATGAACTCAATCTTAACCTGCCGTTGTACAACAGCCTGAACACCCCCGGAAATGCCGTATATGTAGGCACCGAAGGGGTTGGCATAAAAGGGATCATTGTTATTAACACCGGAGGCGGTTTCTATGCCTGGGAGGCCAGCTGCCCCAACCATGCGCCCAACGACTGTTCTACCATGACCATTAAGGGGGGCACCAACTGTAAATGCTCCTGCGAAGACTACGAATACAACCTCTTTAACGGACAAATGCTGAACAGGCCCGATACCGAAGACAGAACTTATGACCTCCTATTTTATCAAACCCAGGTAAGCGGGAGCACGGTAAGGGTGTATAACAATTAA
- a CDS encoding DUF3127 domain-containing protein, with protein MEVQGKIKLIDETKTYGSNGFRKREMVVTTEEQYPQHILVEFIQDKCDLLNNFQVGQQVKIGINLRGREWVSPQGETKYFNSIQGWRIENIQAEQPSQGVPPVPPTDAFEPANDFNEEEHDDLPF; from the coding sequence ATGGAAGTTCAAGGAAAAATCAAGCTGATCGATGAAACCAAGACCTATGGAAGCAACGGGTTCAGGAAGCGGGAAATGGTTGTAACTACGGAAGAACAGTACCCCCAGCATATCCTGGTAGAATTCATACAGGACAAATGTGATCTGCTCAATAATTTTCAGGTGGGGCAGCAGGTAAAGATAGGGATCAATCTCCGGGGCCGTGAATGGGTAAGTCCCCAGGGAGAGACCAAGTATTTCAATTCGATACAGGGCTGGCGCATAGAAAACATTCAGGCCGAACAGCCTTCTCAGGGTGTGCCTCCCGTGCCCCCTACAGATGCCTTTGAGCCTGCGAACGATTTTAATGAAGAAGAACACGACGACCTGCCGTTCTGA
- a CDS encoding SDR family NAD(P)-dependent oxidoreductase has protein sequence MDRRNFIEKSFTATVAAGIPAGMAGAVSGQQGTMATGRARFRDKVVIITGATSGIGKAAAFAFAREGAKVGFCGRRENLGVEVEAAIREQGGEATYVRADVTIPEEVEAFVNGMAEKYGKLDVAFNNAGEVMFGKLHEISLEDWEWIHQTNVRGVFLAMKYQIPHMLKNGKGNIVLTASMHTVSTRPGAAAYASSKRALMGLAQTAAMDYGQEGIRVNVIDFSRDYRYPHVQEVYRGVTGKGSTG, from the coding sequence ATGGACAGGAGGAATTTTATAGAAAAGAGCTTCACTGCCACTGTCGCGGCCGGAATCCCGGCCGGGATGGCAGGGGCCGTTTCTGGACAACAAGGCACTATGGCTACCGGGCGCGCACGTTTTCGCGATAAGGTGGTTATTATTACCGGGGCCACTTCGGGAATAGGAAAAGCCGCTGCCTTTGCCTTTGCCCGTGAGGGAGCCAAGGTAGGATTTTGCGGAAGGCGGGAAAATCTCGGGGTGGAAGTGGAGGCCGCTATCCGTGAGCAGGGAGGAGAAGCTACGTATGTCAGGGCAGATGTAACCATACCCGAAGAAGTGGAAGCCTTTGTAAACGGTATGGCTGAAAAGTACGGAAAACTCGATGTGGCATTCAATAATGCCGGTGAGGTGATGTTCGGCAAATTGCACGAGATCTCCCTGGAAGACTGGGAATGGATACACCAGACCAATGTGCGGGGCGTTTTCCTGGCCATGAAATACCAGATACCGCATATGCTCAAAAACGGAAAAGGGAATATCGTGCTTACAGCATCGATGCACACTGTTTCCACCCGGCCGGGGGCTGCTGCCTATGCTTCCAGTAAACGGGCACTCATGGGGCTGGCTCAGACTGCTGCTATGGATTACGGACAGGAAGGTATCCGGGTCAATGTGATTGATTTCTCCCGGGATTACCGATACCCCCATGTTCAGGAGGTCTACCGGGGCGTCACAGGAAAAGGTAGCACAGGCTAA
- a CDS encoding aldo/keto reductase, translating to MNYRTLGKTGEKLSAIGLGCMGMSFAYGPRDDEQSVATLEHALELGVNFWDTADMYGFGHNESLLSNVLVPNREKIFIATKFGFRQKENSPGFSGTPGTYFDGSPEYVKQACEASLKRLGVDTIDLYYSHRVDPNVPIEETVGAMGELVKEGKVRYLGLSEASPASLKKAVAEHPIATLQSEYSLFTRDLEKEIIPACRELGITLIPYSPLGRGMLTGALKEAPKGEDDYRKNLPRFQEESFIHNKKLVDKLEELAKQKDCTPAQLAIAWLLHQGEDIIPIPGTKKVKYLEENAAAVDLTFSDEELKTVTELSDTVKVLGERYTEGAMKLVNN from the coding sequence ATGAATTACAGGACATTAGGAAAAACAGGAGAAAAATTATCTGCAATCGGATTGGGGTGCATGGGAATGAGTTTTGCCTATGGCCCGAGAGATGACGAGCAATCTGTTGCCACCCTGGAACACGCTCTGGAACTGGGTGTGAATTTCTGGGACACGGCAGATATGTATGGTTTCGGTCATAATGAATCATTGCTCTCCAATGTGCTTGTGCCTAACAGGGAGAAAATCTTTATCGCTACAAAGTTCGGGTTCCGGCAAAAAGAGAATAGCCCGGGATTCAGCGGAACACCGGGGACGTACTTCGACGGAAGTCCGGAATATGTCAAACAGGCCTGTGAAGCCAGTTTAAAACGTCTCGGAGTAGATACGATAGACCTGTATTACAGCCACCGTGTAGACCCCAATGTGCCCATAGAAGAGACCGTAGGGGCCATGGGAGAACTGGTAAAGGAAGGCAAAGTGCGTTATCTGGGGCTTTCCGAGGCCTCTCCTGCCTCCCTGAAAAAAGCGGTTGCCGAACACCCCATAGCTACGTTGCAAAGCGAGTATTCCCTTTTTACACGTGACCTGGAGAAAGAGATTATCCCTGCGTGCCGGGAACTCGGGATCACTCTTATCCCCTACAGCCCGCTCGGAAGAGGAATGCTCACGGGAGCGTTGAAGGAAGCGCCCAAAGGCGAGGACGATTACAGGAAAAACCTGCCCCGTTTCCAGGAGGAAAGTTTTATACACAACAAAAAACTGGTAGATAAACTGGAGGAGCTTGCAAAGCAGAAAGATTGTACCCCGGCACAACTGGCCATAGCCTGGCTGTTACACCAGGGCGAGGATATTATCCCCATCCCCGGAACCAAAAAAGTGAAGTACCTGGAGGAAAATGCCGCAGCGGTAGACCTGACCTTTTCTGATGAAGAGCTGAAAACGGTAACGGAACTTTCAGATACCGTAAAAGTACTGGGCGAACGCTATACCGAAGGCGCCATGAAGCTGGTAAACAATTAA
- a CDS encoding SDR family oxidoreductase — MFRRSTGASQEKVAQAKALVDGLNRIATAEEMAEAALFLASDDCPYITGTSLLVDGGMMAGL; from the coding sequence ATGTTCAGGAGGTCTACCGGGGCGTCACAGGAAAAGGTAGCACAGGCTAAGGCACTTGTGGACGGGCTGAATCGTATAGCTACGGCCGAAGAAATGGCAGAAGCTGCCCTGTTCCTGGCTTCGGACGACTGTCCCTATATTACCGGAACTTCCCTGCTGGTAGACGGCGGGATGATGGCAGGGCTCTGA
- a CDS encoding short-chain fatty acid transporter, whose amino-acid sequence MNPARVVERIFKKFLPSQFTIAVLLTLLTVVLAYFFSGMEQEGRLVTILSYWEKGVWDSGLLVFAYQMMLILVLGHVLVLSPPVSKQITMLTRYATNTASAAVLVSVTTMLAAFFNWGLALIFGAVLARKVGEKAVKEKIPLNYPLVGAAGYTGLMVWHGGMSGSAPLKVAEKGHIADLMKNVPQAEAGISSLPEFISTQHTIFSWWNLLLFALLLIVVPIVLYAVGKKVKPTEINLKIFQPRSVGEKKVSGAERMDRSRILALVFSGMILVAFFIRYGSDLTGFNITPNMLNLFMFGLAILLHHNFRNFLEALEEAVKGVSGILIQFPLYFGIMGIMGQSGMVEDISGFFVAVANATTLPVFTFFSGGLVNIFVPSGGGQWAVQGPVVLDSALKLGVPLPKAVMALAYGDQITNMLQPFWALPLLGITRLRAKDILPYTLLLMLVGTIILITGLLLL is encoded by the coding sequence ATGAACCCGGCACGTGTTGTAGAGCGTATTTTTAAAAAATTTCTTCCCTCGCAGTTCACCATTGCCGTATTGCTTACCCTGCTGACCGTTGTGCTGGCCTATTTTTTCTCGGGGATGGAACAGGAAGGGCGCCTTGTCACTATTCTGTCTTACTGGGAAAAGGGGGTCTGGGACAGCGGCCTGCTCGTATTTGCCTACCAGATGATGCTCATTCTGGTACTGGGGCATGTGCTGGTGTTGAGTCCGCCGGTAAGTAAACAGATCACGATGCTTACAAGGTATGCCACGAACACGGCCTCTGCTGCTGTTCTTGTAAGTGTCACTACTATGCTGGCCGCCTTTTTTAACTGGGGGCTCGCCCTTATTTTCGGTGCCGTACTGGCCAGAAAGGTCGGGGAAAAGGCAGTGAAAGAAAAAATTCCGTTGAATTATCCGTTGGTGGGGGCAGCCGGATATACCGGGCTCATGGTATGGCATGGAGGGATGAGCGGTTCTGCACCCCTGAAGGTTGCTGAAAAAGGACATATTGCCGATTTAATGAAGAATGTGCCACAGGCAGAAGCGGGTATTTCCTCCTTGCCGGAGTTCATTTCCACGCAACATACCATTTTCAGTTGGTGGAACCTGTTGCTTTTTGCGCTGTTACTGATCGTGGTTCCGATAGTATTATATGCGGTAGGTAAAAAGGTAAAGCCTACGGAGATTAACTTAAAAATTTTTCAGCCCCGGAGTGTGGGAGAGAAAAAAGTATCCGGTGCCGAACGTATGGATCGTTCCCGGATACTGGCCCTTGTTTTTTCCGGGATGATACTGGTTGCTTTTTTTATCCGGTACGGATCTGATCTGACAGGTTTCAATATCACCCCGAATATGCTCAATCTTTTTATGTTCGGACTGGCCATATTGCTACACCACAACTTCCGGAATTTCCTGGAAGCTCTTGAAGAAGCCGTGAAGGGAGTGTCCGGCATATTGATACAGTTCCCGCTGTATTTCGGTATTATGGGAATCATGGGGCAAAGTGGGATGGTGGAGGATATTTCCGGTTTTTTCGTAGCCGTGGCCAATGCCACCACCTTACCTGTCTTTACTTTTTTCAGTGGCGGACTGGTCAATATCTTTGTGCCGAGCGGTGGCGGACAGTGGGCGGTTCAGGGCCCCGTTGTACTCGATTCCGCTCTCAAACTCGGCGTACCGCTGCCCAAAGCGGTAATGGCATTGGCTTATGGCGATCAGATCACCAATATGTTACAACCTTTCTGGGCCCTACCGCTTCTCGGAATTACAAGGTTGCGGGCTAAGGATATCCTGCCCTATACCCTGTTGCTGATGCTGGTAGGAACCATAATATTGATAACCGGGCTTTTGCTGTTGTAA
- a CDS encoding flavin reductase family protein, with translation MYSVKPKDVSTAKFHGLLLGAVAPRPIAFASTVDSEGRPNLSPFSFFNVFSSNPPVLIFSPNRRVRDNTSKHTLENAKATEEVVVNVVNYDIVQQASLSSTEYPEGVNEFTKAGLTMLPSDMVRPYRVAESPVQFECKIKEVVELGREGGAGNLIICEVLKMHIDERVLDDQGNIDQYKIDLVARAGGSFYSRARDGFFEIPKPVASLGIGVDQIPEDIRRSRVLTGNDLGMLGNVEKLPSEDEIKNFVQDSVGIKGILSSDDDDKVHERARDYLRENDVNAAWKVLLAKRYESRDNEVKKL, from the coding sequence ATGTATTCTGTAAAACCCAAAGACGTTTCCACTGCAAAATTTCACGGATTGTTACTGGGTGCGGTGGCTCCGAGGCCTATCGCTTTCGCCAGTACGGTAGATTCGGAAGGGCGGCCCAACCTGTCCCCTTTCAGTTTTTTCAATGTGTTCAGCTCCAATCCCCCTGTCCTGATCTTCTCTCCTAACAGGCGGGTGAGAGACAATACGAGCAAACACACCCTGGAAAACGCCAAAGCTACAGAAGAAGTAGTGGTCAATGTAGTAAATTACGATATCGTACAACAAGCCTCACTGTCCAGTACGGAATATCCCGAAGGAGTGAACGAATTTACAAAGGCCGGGCTTACCATGCTGCCTTCAGATATGGTGAGACCGTACAGGGTGGCCGAGTCGCCCGTGCAGTTTGAATGTAAGATAAAGGAGGTTGTAGAACTCGGAAGAGAGGGAGGTGCCGGAAACCTTATCATATGTGAAGTCCTGAAGATGCATATTGATGAACGTGTACTGGATGACCAGGGCAATATAGATCAATACAAAATAGACCTTGTGGCCAGAGCCGGCGGAAGTTTTTACTCCAGGGCCAGGGACGGTTTTTTTGAAATACCGAAACCTGTGGCCAGCCTGGGTATCGGTGTAGATCAGATCCCGGAAGATATCCGGAGGAGCAGGGTGCTTACCGGAAATGACCTCGGGATGCTTGGCAACGTGGAAAAACTGCCTTCGGAAGACGAGATAAAGAACTTTGTACAGGATTCCGTGGGAATTAAGGGGATTCTGAGTTCGGACGATGATGATAAAGTACATGAAAGGGCGCGGGATTACCTGAGGGAAAATGATGTAAACGCCGCCTGGAAAGTATTGCTGGCCAAAAGGTATGAAAGCCGGGATAACGAAGTAAAAAAGTTGTAA
- a CDS encoding sensor histidine kinase, giving the protein MTSVKQKSIAKWILIGMSVLVVSLILWNTYAFFQRFKEEERIKMKIWAAAQAELLQTSDLERDLGELPLQVLTNNSSTPMILVNVNGIITPSNMGEKVIRDPQKIQQKIKEFARVNEPLEISYKNEKLATLYYGNSDVLNKLKYYPIALILIILLFIAVILLFYRTSKISDQNKLWAGMAKETAHQIGTPLSSLVGWAEILKSQDTDPSITTEIEKDISRLQTITDRFSKIGSVPVLTKLNIVEETRNAYDYLRERSSKLISFEFTAPDYPIMTKINPQLFSWTIENLVKNAIDAMKGKGNLQVEIRNSGKYVNLLVTDSGKGIPKNKYKTIFSPGFTTKKRGWGLGLSLVQRIIEDYHEGKVKVLHSDVGKGTTMQITLKVIS; this is encoded by the coding sequence ATGACGTCTGTTAAACAAAAAAGCATAGCCAAATGGATTTTGATAGGTATGTCCGTATTGGTGGTTTCCCTTATTTTGTGGAACACCTATGCTTTTTTCCAGCGATTTAAGGAAGAGGAGCGCATAAAAATGAAAATATGGGCTGCGGCACAGGCCGAGCTCTTACAGACTTCCGACCTGGAAAGGGACCTTGGCGAACTGCCGTTACAGGTACTGACCAACAATTCCAGTACTCCCATGATACTGGTTAATGTAAACGGCATCATTACCCCGAGCAATATGGGGGAAAAGGTGATCAGGGACCCTCAAAAAATACAACAGAAAATCAAAGAATTTGCCCGGGTTAACGAACCCCTGGAAATAAGTTATAAGAACGAAAAACTGGCTACGCTCTATTACGGCAATTCCGATGTGCTTAACAAACTGAAATATTACCCCATAGCCCTTATCCTCATTATTTTACTTTTTATTGCGGTGATATTGCTGTTTTACAGGACTTCCAAAATTTCGGACCAGAACAAACTCTGGGCGGGAATGGCCAAGGAAACGGCACACCAGATCGGCACCCCTTTGTCTTCGCTTGTGGGATGGGCGGAAATCCTGAAATCACAGGACACTGATCCTTCCATAACCACGGAAATCGAGAAGGACATTTCGAGATTGCAGACCATTACGGACCGTTTTTCCAAGATAGGATCGGTCCCTGTGCTGACAAAACTGAACATCGTGGAAGAGACCAGAAATGCCTACGATTACCTCAGGGAACGCAGTTCAAAACTTATTTCCTTTGAATTTACTGCGCCGGACTACCCTATTATGACTAAAATTAACCCGCAACTCTTTAGCTGGACCATAGAAAACCTGGTCAAAAATGCCATCGATGCCATGAAGGGCAAGGGCAATCTGCAGGTTGAGATCAGGAATTCCGGAAAATATGTAAATCTGCTGGTAACGGATTCCGGCAAGGGAATTCCAAAAAACAAATACAAAACCATTTTCTCGCCCGGTTTCACAACAAAAAAACGGGGATGGGGCCTGGGGTTATCCCTGGTACAGCGTATCATAGAGGACTATCACGAGGGCAAGGTAAAGGTGTTGCACTCGGATGTGGGGAAAGGAACTACGATGCAAATTACGCTAAAAGTGATATCTTAA
- a CDS encoding HIT family protein: protein MASIFTKIINGEIPCYKVAEDDHYFAFLDINPNAKGHTLCVPKKEVDKLFDLDEETYNGLMAFSRKVALGLEKAVPCNRVGVAVVGLEVPHVHVHLIPLNEMKDMTFQHKVAMEKEEFETVAQKIREQL, encoded by the coding sequence ATGGCAAGTATATTTACAAAGATCATCAACGGGGAAATTCCCTGTTACAAAGTAGCCGAAGACGACCATTATTTTGCTTTCCTGGATATCAATCCCAATGCGAAAGGACATACCCTGTGCGTGCCCAAAAAAGAGGTGGACAAACTGTTTGACCTGGATGAGGAAACATATAACGGCCTCATGGCGTTTTCCAGGAAAGTGGCGCTGGGGCTCGAAAAGGCTGTGCCGTGCAACCGGGTAGGGGTAGCCGTTGTGGGGCTGGAAGTGCCACACGTACATGTTCACCTGATCCCGCTGAACGAAATGAAGGATATGACCTTTCAGCACAAGGTGGCCATGGAAAAAGAAGAATTTGAAACGGTAGCCCAGAAGATCAGGGAGCAGTTATAG